From the genome of Triticum aestivum cultivar Chinese Spring chromosome 1A, IWGSC CS RefSeq v2.1, whole genome shotgun sequence:
ATGTTGTTTGACGTTGCCAACATGAGTTTATCTATAAAGTCGAACATATGCCTATTCTTTAAAATAAATTATATAAAAACAATACTCATATTTTATTTTTCCTACTTTGCGAGGAAGAATGAACATCCGTTCTAGAAAAGAAATACTCGCATGGACTCAAACAATGATGTTGTTCTCATAGTGTAGAAAATAAGGGTTTCTAATTAAGGATATTTACACCAAGAAGATCATTCAGCTGCCTAAACTATATTAATATTGCTCTGCATCATACATTTCCAGTATGAACTCTGTACAATACTACAATCCTGTGTGCATCCCCTCCCCTCGCGTCGCCTCCCTTGGGCGACGCCAGGGGCCCCCCAACCCTAGCGCCGTAGGCCACCCCTCGCGCCTCCtcttgctgccgctgccgctggcatgggccgcggtggcggcgggcccggCGACGAAGGCACCTGGGCGGGCGGAGGCTGCAGGATTCCATCTGAGGCGGCACGGGCGGCACCTCTCATGGAAGTCCGAGGGCGGCGACCCTATGCCACGCGGTAGTCGTCGCAGTTCCATGGTCGGCGGAGCGGCGGCCCTGAgatggacggcggcggtggcagcgccccATCTGGCGGGGTTGGCTGATCTGTGCGAAGATGATGACGGCAGTGGCTGCGGATCCAACGTCCCGATCGGATCCGCCGCGGGGTGGCCTTGCGCCGACCGGCGGCGCGTGGAGGGATCGATAAGGAGATGACGAATCTCCGCCGGAGTACCAACGGCGGTGTACGTCTTCGTGGTGAGGCTTCGCTCTGTTCCAGCCAGCCGAGAGAGATTGGGACTACGTGGTTTCCGGTGAAAATTGCGCCTAACTGCGGTCTTAGCGGACGATGGCGGTGTCTCGGATGTCGTTCCCTTCTCGAGGCgtcgtcgttgcaggtcacgtcaacctgaTCCGGATGTTcctagggaaaccctagatctgggtctaccggatcggacgatgacgacgctttcggtgtcgttctccctcctgagggcattgttttggagcaagtgttggctggaggggacaagaggaagGACGATGTTTCATCTTGCCCATTTATAGTGGCGGATCTCGGCCGcttggcgcagtggagactcggcgcccgatgagcgaagatggactcgcgtaggatggtggcgttgtcaggcatcgtggtggcgtcgacgacaggTAGGCCGAgcaaggtagatgcaacagtacatcactgatgatggattggtggcaggtagCTGCGgcagcctcatacccggcaggcgtcctggttgaggagtgcgccggactggtgagtgccccatacccggcaggcgtcctggttgggatctcaggtcttagatgttaggtttggctgcaaggTCTGTTTGGTACTAGGTCCAGACTATCAACatcccttcatcatttggatatgagtagcgacacttttgttgcctagacggtggcttcagtcttactattgtatgactttgtaaaaatcttgtgtgaataattaataaagcggctgcatgcatcgtctagatgcagaggccggggtccttcatttctaaaaaaataaaaaataaatcctGCATCAATCATAATCTGGCCATTCAATCCAAGGTGATGGAGTAGTGCCGTACGACTGTCTGTACAAAAACTCATTGTACATATAGCAATGCTCAAACTATATACTACCTTCGCCTTAAAAAGTTTATCTTAAATTTATCAAGATGGATGTATCTGACACTAAAACGTATCTAAATACATCTATATCTCTAAGAAAAGTTTTTTGGGGCGGAGGAgtagtagcaaacacaaatcaggAGCGAGATACTCCTACAAGAGACTAAATTCCTGCTACCTCCTGCGACACATGCAAGAGTTACATTTTTCAATAAAGGGCATTTCATTGAATTGAGTTATCAAGATGATACAGTCGCATCAAAAAAACGTCCAGCCTCTGCATAAtcagatgcacacagccaacaaatCCATGGTCTGATAAAACAACAAAATGAAACAGAGCTAAAAAGAATCATAAATCCAGCCTATTATTAACAAAAAAAAAACATGTAATAGTACCATTGCTTACTTTTGATTAAGACCACCTTCACAGCACCCATAATTGAGGGACAGAGCGCCTATGTGTTCCAAATCTTTTTCTATTTTAATCACCTCCAGGCTGTAGATCATACGCCGCAACAGCATCATGTTTTCAACTTAAGTGGTGATTGGTGATGTGACCATATTTTTCTTTCAATATGCATGACCCTGCATCAGATCCGAGTCAGGCACCCTGTTTTTCTACTCTATCCACGTACTTGAGCTAGCCGAACGTCACCATTAGCTAGCGCACTAATCAATAATCATCTGTACTACAGACATATTAGTGCCGAGTGCAGACAAACGTCTCCAAATCATTGCAGTAATGTAATAGAATCATAAATTCCAACTGACAGAAGCATCCATAAATTAGTGATGAGAAGAAACAAAAGATGTACTATGTCACAAGTAATATAATCATACTTTTTTGAGTTTATAAATCATACTTAAACAACACCAAGAAGAACAAACAAGTCCGTCTAGTGTTCTCAATCCGTTGGTTAGGGGGCTGGACGGATTAGAGAAACTAAACCGAGGGTGGGGTAGAACCGTCATTACACCTATCAATGTCGGCTTACAATAACGAGCCGTCGTAATCGTGTGGGTTCGGCTCGGGCCATATAAAACACAGGCCCCTCTCCAGGTTCGCCACACCACGCTATATCCTCTGCTCTACTACTACAGTTGTTCTCCCGTGACAAGTTCGTTTTCTCCTTCGAAATCGCATCCATGGAACTGGCCGCTTCAGCTTCGGTGTCCGTCTGCTCGGCGTACCACCACCTCTCAACGCCGGCTGAGGCCAACGACGACAGCACGCGGTCCCAACCGCAGCTGCAGCGCCGGAGGAAACAGGCCGCTGGCAGTGGCATCGGTGGGCTCCGGTCCCGGTGCCATGCTGTTCTGAAGCAGCAGAGGACGAGGCTGTACATCCTCCGGCGGTGTGTCTCGATGCTGCTGTGCTGGAACGAGCACGACATGTCCGACTGAGCTCACACGAAGGCCCGGTGGTTTTTGTGCGGGCTGGGTCAGGGCCGGGCCTGTAGACCGGCTCGGTCTGTAGGAAGGAATGGTAGAGTGTTTGGTGTATCATATTCCATACTTGTTTATTAACAATTGTCATGACATGAGTTTTTTTTTTAATCTGATGATGTGTAAGTGAATGGGAAATGTGATGACATGTGATAGAATTGGTTGCTTATACCAGTACAACTTCTGGTCTTGGATGGAATTGGTTATCTTTACCGTCAACCGTTAGGCCTTCTTCTTTTGTTCGCATAAATTTTGCAGGGATTCAGAAGGATATGAATTTTGTAGGAAAATTCCTTTGAACCCTTTGATTCATGGGAATGGATTCCTAGGATAGGAAGCAATCATTCGCATATCAAAGGAAAAATATATTAGCCTAGACCCAATAAAGAAATTGGTATCACATGACTCAATAATATTTTTCTTTTTTATAGGAAGTGAGATGCATGTTATCACACTATTTTTCTACTCCCATGGTATTCCTATCATATGTATCAAATGAGGCATTTTTTCTGTTTCATCTCCCCCATTACTGCCCCCCTTCCCCGCACATGAATTGCACGCTAAAAACTAAAGAAAaccctcagtaaaaattctggaaAAAAATGCATGCTCTTGTGAGCCTTAGTCATCCTCTCTCTTTCCTGCGCTACTGCTCGAAGTGCCATCTCCGCCACCCCGTAGCAGGAGACGGTTCTGAAGGTGGAGAATCGGAATTAGACTCTGCATTCCTGACCGTCTTCCCTAACTCCTCTCCTAAATAAGGCGTCCAGGACTTGAACTTAAAACTCGGGTTTATAGCAATTTGGctcgagagagagaggaaggagggggTGGACCCTGTGGAGGCAAAGGAGCGATAGACGGAGCCGCCGGACGAGGAAGTGTCCGTCGAGGCCAATCCAGCATCATCCGATTATGTGTGCTCTGGCTTTGTCCTCTTTGAATTTTCTTTCCTGGTGGCAACAGCCAAACGAGAGTACTGTATAGGCGGTGGTCGCGACCGTAAGCACTCTTTCCTCTCACTTCCGTCTCACATTGGGTCCTTCCCGTATATCTTTTCTCATATATCTGTCATTGAAGTAGAGTGTATCATGATGGGTAAGGACGCACGCGGCTCCAAATTTATTAGAGGCACTGCGAATAGGTAAGGGTGAGTGCAACAACGGTCGTTCATGGCTAACATGCTGCATACATGGGTGACGAGGTTGGGCTTGGCATAGGCATCGACAATCATAGTGTTGATGCAAATGTTACATGACAAGGAGCAGTTCGATGTGTATGCAGGCATGATGAGCAATGGCACCAGTTGGaggagaagatggaggaggaggttGTGTGGATGCATCGGGCATGTATGATGCATGGTTGTGTGCATATTCGGATGTGCTAGCTCAAGGTGGTTTTCTATTGTCCTTTTGGGCAGGTTGAAGATAGGATAAGAAATTATGTAGTCGGGGTAGTTAGATTGATAGTTAAGCATGTTGGTGCTAAGCTTTACCTCTTTTTATGGTCAAGAGCAGACAATGCTTAGTTGCATGCTAGATTGCAAATCGAACTCAATAAGAACCAATTTGAATTACATTTTTTTTGTTTAGCTTTGGCCAAATCCTGGTCTGGTACGTCTTTGATTAATAGATATTAGAGTTGCCTTCATGTTTCAACTTGTTTCATTGTCCCTTGCCTTAAATTTTTCATTCTCACTTGTAAACTAATTCATATATCTAATGATAATACAGATAAGAGAAGGGATACATGTCAAGTTACACTTCTTCATCTTGTAGCACATTAAAAAAGAAGGGAAACTTGGGAGTTCTCCTGTGTGACTTTTCAGTTATAATTATAGTGTGTTGCTCCTTCACATGTTATTCAACTTTTTGATATCCTTGTGTTTCAACTCTTGCTTACTAGTTTACATGTTTTTTGTGAAGGAAGCACTAGCTTCATTTGAGCATATGTATTTATTTGCTTGATGgaaatcattttttatttttatgttaTGTTTTGTCCTCAGTTTGTGCATCTTTTCTAGTTTTACTTTCAATAAGTTTGGACACTACGAACCAACCTATGGCTAGATGGTTAAGAGAACAATGATATCCCcatcccaccagggttcaagtcataaacttgacattggtgctcgtattattcctggatttattccaGGCTTCCGGCGATATTTgttcagtgggagaagacgttccACCGACAGCGAGGCGCGTATGGTGACTTCATAGAAGATCAAGATGTTATGCTGGCTCAgcctcttgaaggtgctcatagggataggatgTGCGTATGTGTGTTTATAGGGATAGGGGCGAATATATGCTCGTGTATGTGAGCAACTTCGATTAGCCCGTGCTTACAAACCATGGAGCCATTTGGTGTGGTGGTTGCTCATCGTAAATTGGTGCTGAGTCCGAGACTGGATTATGCAATAGCGCGGCATCTCCTATTTGGCGCTTTAGGCACCCGTTATAGACCATTTCGCCTGAAGCACACGTCCCTCCTGCGAGCTGGGCTGGCCCGTTTCACTTTTTTTTAACGAAAAAAATGAGCGCACCATGGAGAATCGAACCCAAGATCTCACATACTCTAACCCAGGATCTCACATACTCTACAAACAGCACTGACCACCCAACCACAAAAAGCCTGAGCGGATAACTTCTCCCTTTCCTTCCTCTTAtactttcttttcttttcctttttattttcttttttccttttttccttttctttttcgatTTTTCCTTTTatcaaattttgtgaactttttttctgAAATCAATGAAAATTGTAGTTTTTTCAGAATTGATGAACTTCTtttcaaagttgatgaacttttttcataattgttgaatttttaaaaaattcaatGAACCTTGTTttaaattgatgaatttttttcaaatttgtgaactttttccaaaattgatgaacttttttcataatcgatgaactttttcaaatttgatgagctttaaaaaaatagatgaacttttttcaaatttgtgaacttttttacaTGATCGTGAACTTTGTTTTGACATCTGTGAACTATCAAACTTTTGCTTCAAATTGAAAGAAAATCACGTTTTGTGCAATAAATAGCGCGTATACTATTGTTCTTATATGAGCGATGTACATAGTGACTAGCTTGTAGTAGCTCGAGTGGTAGCCTGACGAGTACAGGCGTGCGACGGCATGGATGGGCTCGATTCCGCGTGCAAACACTTTTTGGGGAGTTGTTTTGCTCTGCTATGCGCGTTCATGGGCCAGCCCAGAAGACGCTGCCGCGAGCGGCCATTACGTTCTGCGGCGCTGAAGGCGTAGCGGCGCGTTCATGGGCCAACCCAGACCTAAATGGCGCTCACTCGCTCCTTCTGCCTGCAACTGTCCTTTTTTAACCGCTCGCTCCTCTTAGTGAACGACCAGAAGAAAAAAATGGATTTTCCTTCGGAAATAAAATCAGATACTAGTTCTTTtacgattttgaaaaagttcatgaactaAAAAAATATTGAGGACATAATTNNNNNNNNNNNNNNNNNNNNNNNNNNNNNNNNNNNNNNNNNNNNNNNNNNNNNNNNNNNNNNNNNNNNNNNNNNNNNNNNNNNNNNNNNNNNNNNNNNNNNNNNNNNNNNNNNNNNNNNNNNNNNNNNNNNNNNNNNNNNNNNNNNNNNNNNNNNNNNNNNNNNNNNNNNNNNNNNNNNNNNNNNNNNNNNNNNNNNNNNNNNNNNNNNNNNNNNNNNNNNNNNNNNNNNNNNNNNNNNNNNNNNNNNNNNNNNNNNNNNNNNNNNNNNNNNNNNNNNNNNNNNNNNNNNNNNNNNNNNNNNNNNNNNNNNNNNNNNNNNNNNNNNNNNNNNNNNNNNNNNNNNNNNNNNNNNNNNNNNNNNNNNNNNNNNNNNNNNNNNNNNNNNNNNNNNNNNNNNNNNNNNNNNNNNNNNNNNNNNNNNNNNNTTTAAAATATTAAATAACTTATAAGAATATATATGAATTTTAAAATAGAAATAAGAAAGGAAATAGAAGGGGGGGGGGCTCAAAAAGAAGAGAAACATAAACAAAAAAAATCGTAAGATAAACAAACAAAAGGAAAAGAGACGACGAAGCAAATCGAAAAAAACTGATAAAAAGAAAACATTAAAAAAAGACAATAAAATCATAAGAACTAGGGGTATCATGCTTAGAATGCTGGTTCGCCCCATGCGCAGAATGGATTTGGAGTACCGTTCTCTACAGCAAGCGGTAAATTAATATCACTAATTAAGGGTCGTTCTTGCAAAGATCAATTTTTATCTTTTCTGATGGGACAATTGTGGTACGCCACTTCTTGCAATCTGAGATGCCGTTAGAAAAAAACTTTGTTGCAATCTGAGAGTTCTGCTAATCTTTCCTTCCATATCTGATGGCTGGCTTATTTGTGTTTTCTTTGTAGATTCATTTTCTTTTCAAAATGAAATATATCTTGAAACACGTGTCTAAATTACGAATTGTTTTTACATTGTGTTTCGCATGTTAAAATTTTTGAAACTAGATCTCATGCTGATAAGTTTCAATGAACTTTCTTAGAGCAAATATATGTTCCCAACGTTAACTAGCTCGTGCTCCACAATTTGTTCTTCCAAATAGTACGACCATTCATGCTCTCAATTACATTAACCCGTGTTGTTAATCTCAACTAATCCGTTACTCCCATCTAATACTACCTTATGCTCCTCAATTTGTACTTCCAAGAAGTATTATCATATGTGCTTCCAACTGTACATCCAACAAACACTAATGTATGCTCCCCACTTGGATCACCATGTGCTCCCTATGTGTACTTACACGTGCTCCCACAAAGGGTGAAGTACAACTGTGATAGTGCTCCGGCGTGAAGCGCACATATACTACACTTACCCCTAAAAAACATGTACTACACTTCAAAAGCACAAGTGTGATCCCTTGGGAGAGAAAAGGTGTGGTCTCACGTAACTCCACAAAAAAAAACTAGAAATTAGAAATCAAAATATGAAAAAGTAACAAAATGGAACaccaagaaaaaataaaaataaaaataaaatcaaagCCATTTCGATGGAAAAGGCATCCATTATACGACATAACAATGTTGGAGTAGACCATGTCCCCATGCAAGGCAAAGTTCCCTCGTAGGGGGGCAAGCGCTATGTCTCGCTTATAGCTAGACCTAGTGTGCTCTCGTGTCAGGCTTCTCCTTAATGGGTCGGTCTCGTTctattgttttttgttttgttttcggttctttatt
Proteins encoded in this window:
- the LOC123106975 gene encoding small polypeptide DEVIL 8, with protein sequence MELAASASVSVCSAYHHLSTPAEANDDSTRSQPQLQRRRKQAAGSGIGGLRSRCHAVLKQQRTRLYILRRCVSMLLCWNEHDMSD